One part of the Arabidopsis thaliana chromosome 1 sequence genome encodes these proteins:
- the TCP1 gene encoding TCP family transcription factor (TCP1; CONTAINS InterPro DOMAIN/s: Transcription factor, TCP (InterPro:IPR005333), CYC/TB1, R domain (InterPro:IPR017888), Transcription factor TCP subgroup (InterPro:IPR017887); BEST Arabidopsis thaliana protein match is: TCP domain protein 12 (TAIR:AT1G68800.1); Has 1624 Blast hits to 1624 proteins in 376 species: Archae - 0; Bacteria - 0; Metazoa - 0; Fungi - 2; Plants - 1618; Viruses - 0; Other Eukaryotes - 4 (source: NCBI BLink).) — protein MSSSTNDYNDGNNNGVYPLSLYLSSLSGHQDIIHNPYNHQLKASPGHMVSAVPESLIDYMAFKSNNVVNQQGFEFPEVSKEIKKVVKKDRHSKIQTAQGIRDRRVRLSIGIARQFFDLQDMLGFDKASKTLDWLLKKSRKAIKEVVQAKNLNNDDEDFGNIGGDVEQEEEKEEDDNGDKSFVYGLSPGYGEEEVVCEATKAGIRKKKSELRNISSKGLGAKARGKAKERTKEMMAYDNPETASDITQSEIMDPFKRSIVFNEGEDMTHLFYKEPIEEFDNQESILTNMTLPTKMGQSYNQNNGILMLVDQSSSSNYNTFLPQNLDYSYDQNPFHDQTLYVVTDKNFPKGKVWIQDSFVN, from the coding sequence ATGTCGTCTTCCACCAATGACTACAACGATGGTAATAACAATGGAGTGtaccctctctctctttacctTTCTTCACTCTCTGGCCATCAAGACATCATTCATAATCCCTACAACCATCAGTTAAAAGCATCTCCGGGCCATATGGTATCAGCAGTTCCTGAATCTCTGATCGATTACATGGCGTTTAAGTCAAATAATGTTGTGAATCAACAAGGCTTTGAGTTTCCTGAGGTGTCAAAGGAAATCAAGAAGGTGGTGAAGAAGGACCGACATAGCAAGATTCAAACGGCACAAGGGATTAGAGACAGGAGGGTTAGGCTTTCTATTGGGATTGCTCGCCAATTCTTTGATCTTCAGGATATGTTGGGGTTTGATAAAGCTAGTAAAACGTTAGACTGGCTGCTCAAGAAGTCAAGAAAAGCCATCAAAGAGGTCGTACAAGCAAAAAACCTcaacaatgatgatgaagattttgGAAACATTGGAGGCGATGTAGaacaagaagaggagaaggaggaggatgaCAATGGCGATAAGAGCTTCGTGTATGGTTTGAGCCCCGGGTacggtgaagaagaagtggtATGTGAGGCCACGAAGGCAGggataagaaagaagaagagtgagtTGAGAAACATCTCATCAAAGGGGCTAGGAGCCAAAGCTAGAGGAAAAGCAAAGGAGCGAACAAAAGAGATGATGGCCTATGATAATCCAGAGACTGCCTCTGATATTACACAATCTGAAATCATGGACCCATTCAAGAGGTCTATAGTCTTCAATGAAGGAGAAGATATGACACACCTTTTCTACAAGGAACCAATCGAGGAGTTTGATAATCAAGAATCTATCTTAACCAATATGACTCTACCAACGAAGATGGGTCAAAGTTACAATCAAAATAATGGGATACTTATGTTGGTAGATCAGAGTTCTAGCAGCAACTATAATACATTTCTGCCTCAAAATTTGGATTATAGTTATGATCAAAACCCTTTTCATGACCAAACCTTATATGTAGTCACCGACAAAAATTTCCCCAAAGGTAAAGTTTGGATTCAAGACTCTTTTGTAAACTAA
- a CDS encoding Zinc-finger domain of monoamine-oxidase A repressor R1 protein (Zinc-finger domain of monoamine-oxidase A repressor R1 protein; CONTAINS InterPro DOMAIN/s: DDT domain superfamily (InterPro:IPR018501), DDT domain, subgroup (InterPro:IPR018500), Cell division cycle-associated protein (InterPro:IPR018866); BEST Arabidopsis thaliana protein match is: Zinc-finger domain of monoamine-oxidase A repressor R1 protein (TAIR:AT1G67780.1); Has 476 Blast hits to 468 proteins in 92 species: Archae - 0; Bacteria - 0; Metazoa - 160; Fungi - 49; Plants - 218; Viruses - 0; Other Eukaryotes - 49 (source: NCBI BLink).), which translates to MVRKRETNPGVRVVGKRIYDSQNGKSCHQCRQKTLDFAAPCKAMRRKKLCPIKFCYKCLSIRYGENAEEVAKLDDWICPLCRGICICSVCRKAQGLEPTGILAHEAKARGYSSVYALLEAEGHDKFAYQKKPELVSACNEGSSSNSESVPGTEVGILDVPKEKKKVVDKRKRAKPSDKLKEEIQLEAQLPEGISLTCVSRIDIPTEEAGNVCQLFEFCSAFGKALALKEGHAETIVRELFICGRNTRRQQYCSITQMMIQLLDLISKDREMSLSLSATDSSWFTAIGEILSKSEVLSDELPLETFVGGVAAYEKMNASRKLKLLNFLCDESLSTWAMRNYINSQTEECGERKKEAKQKAAAAKQKEKQLKQKMQGEVAKSIMEKNGAPLSIEEHNSIVSQIRDEAKEAHEEMMEAKGMKSKMTLICDARRTEPIMLDDNGFVLWKLKCFEEEQFFLLQDLGTFDDLCPHERWLAFKPEQKPEIENISLVRGGN; encoded by the exons ATGGTGAGAAAGCGTGAAACCAATCCCGGTGTTAGAGTTGTCGGAAAAAGAATTTATGACTCCCAAAATGGCAAATCATGTCACCAg tGTCGACAGAAGACTCTTGACTTTGCTGCACCGTGCAAGGCAatgaggaggaagaagctATGTCCCATAAAGTTTTGTTACAAATGCTTATCAATCAG GTATGGTGAAAATGCAGAAGAAGTAGCAAAGTTGGATGATTGGATATGTCCTCTGTGCAGAGGCATCTGCATCTGTAGTGTATGCAG AAAAGCCCAAGGACTAGAGCCCACTGGGATTTTGGCACACGAAGCTAAAGCCCGTGGATATTCCTCAGTCTATGCGCTTCTTGAAGCTGAGGGGCATGATAAGTTTGCTTATCAGAAGAAACCAGAACTG GTTTCTGCTTGCAATGAAGGTAGTAGTAGCAATAGTGAATCTGTTCCAGGGACAGAAGTGGGAATATTAG ATGTTcccaaggagaagaagaaagtggtGGACAAGAGGAAGAGAGCCAAACCCAGTGACAAACTGAAAGAGGAGATTCAGCTTGAGGCTCAACTTCCTGAGGGTATAAGCTTGACTTGTGTTTCACGCATTGATATACCAACTGAAGAAGCTGGAAATGTATGTCAGCTTTTCGAGTTTTGCTCAGCCTTTGGAAAG GCACTTGCTTTGAAGGAAGGACATGCTGAAACTATTGTCCGTGAGCTGTTTATATGTGGGCGTAACACAAGGAGACAACAATACTGCTCTATTACTCAGATGATGATCCAGTTGTTGGATTTAATATCAAAGGATAGAGAGAT GTCTTTGTCTCTAAGTGCAACGGACAGCAGTTGGTTCACGGCTATAGGAGAGATCCTATCGAAGTCAGAAGTTTTGAGTGATGAGCTCCCACTAGAAACTTTTGTAGGGGGTGTTGCTGCGTATGAGAAGATGAATGCATCAAGAAAGCTCAAGCTTCTAAATTTCTTATGTGATGAATCACTTAGCACATG GGCAATGAGGAATTACATAAATAGCCAAACTGAAGAGTGTGGAGAACGGAAAAAGGAAGCTAAACAAAAGGCTGCAGCCGCAAAGCAAAag GAGAAGCAGCTCAAACAGAAGATGCAAGGTGAGGTTGCCAAATCCATTATGGAGAAAAACGGAGCTCCATTGTCTATTGAGGAACACAACTCAATCGTgtctcaaataagagatgaAGCTAAAGAAGCTCATGAAGAAATGATGGAGGCAAAGGGCATGAAATCTAAAA TGACGCTTATATGTGATGCGCGTAGAACGGAACCAATCATGTTGGATGATAATGGTTTTGTTCTCTGGAAATTGAAGtgttttgaagaagaacaattttttttgcttcaag ATCTAGGAACATTTGATGATTTATGTCCACATGAAAGATGGTTAGCTTTTAAACCTGAGCAGAAACCAGAGATAGAGAATATATCTCTTGTAAGAG gaGGAAACTGA
- a CDS encoding Glyoxalase/Bleomycin resistance protein/Dioxygenase superfamily protein (Glyoxalase/Bleomycin resistance protein/Dioxygenase superfamily protein; FUNCTIONS IN: lactoylglutathione lyase activity, metal ion binding; INVOLVED IN: response to cold, carbohydrate metabolic process; LOCATED IN: thylakoid, thylakoid lumen, stromule, chloroplast, chloroplast stroma; EXPRESSED IN: 24 plant structures; EXPRESSED DURING: 15 growth stages; CONTAINS InterPro DOMAIN/s: Glyoxalase I (InterPro:IPR004361), Glyoxalase I, conserved site (InterPro:IPR018146), Glyoxalase/bleomycin resistance protein/dioxygenase (InterPro:IPR004360); BEST Arabidopsis thaliana protein match is: glyoxalase I homolog (TAIR:AT1G11840.6); Has 8954 Blast hits to 5185 proteins in 1641 species: Archae - 131; Bacteria - 5795; Metazoa - 515; Fungi - 329; Plants - 252; Viruses - 0; Other Eukaryotes - 1932 (source: NCBI BLink).) — MVRIIPMAASSIRPSLACFSDSPRFPISLLSRNLSRTLHVPQSQLFGLTSHKLLRRSVNCLGVAESGKAAQATTQDDLLTWVKNDKRRMLHVVYRVGDMDRTIKFYTECLGMKLLRKRDIPEEKYTNAFLGYGPEDSHFVIELTYNYGVDKYDIGAGFGHFGIAVDDVAKTVELVKAKGGKVSREPGPVKGGKTVIAFIEDPDGYKFELLERGPTPEPLCQVMLRVGDLDRAIKFYEKAFGMELLRTRDNPEYKYTIAMMGYGPEDKFPVLELTYNYGVTEYDKGNAYAQIAIGTDDVYKTAEAIKLFGGKITREPGPLPGISTKITACLDPDGWKSVFVDNIDFLKELE; from the exons atggtgagGATCATTCCTATGGCTGCTTCCTCCATTCGACCTTCCCTCGCCTGCTTCTCTGATTCTCCTCGCTTCCCCATCTCCCTCCTCTCCAGAAATCTCTCTCGCACTCTCC ATGTTCCTCAATCACAGCTTTTTGGTTTAACTTCTCATAAGCTTTTGAGAAGAAGTGTAAACTGTTTAGGAGTTGCTGAATCTGGTAAAGCAGCTCAAGCTACTACACAAGATGATCTTCTCACCTGGGTTAAGAATGATAAGAGAAGAATGCTTCATGTTGTTTATCGTGTTGGCGATATGGACCGGACGATAAA GTTTTATACTGAATGTCTTGGGATGAAGCTTCTACGTAAGCGTGATATACCAGAAGAGAAGTATACTAATGCTTTCCTTGGTTATGGACCGGAAGATTCACACTTTGTGATTGAGCTTACTTATA attATGGAGTTGACAAGTATGACATTGGGGCTGGTTTTGGTCACTTTGGTATTGCGGTCGATGAT GTGGCGAAAACTGTAGAGCTTGTGAAAGCCAAAGGGGGAAAAGTAAGCCGGGAGCCTGGTCCTGTCAAAGGTGGCAAAACTGTAATAGCATTCATTGAAGATCCTGATGGTTACAAATTTGAACTCTTGGAAAGAGGTCCTACACCAGAACCTCTTTGCCAAGTTATGCTCCGTGTTGGTGATCTCGATAGGGCCATAAAGTTCTATGAGAAG GCTTTTGGAATGGAACTTCTGCGAACAAGAGACAACCCAGAGTACAAG TACACAATAGCCATGATGGGATATGGTCCAGAAGATAAATTTCCTGTCCTAGAGCTGACATATAACTATGGTGTCACTGAATATGATAAAGGAAATGCTTATGCTcag ATAGCAATAGGGACGGATGATGTGTACAAAACTGCAGAAGCTATAAAACTCTTTGGGGGAAAAATCACGAGGGAGCCTGGTCCCTTACCAGGTATTAGCACGAAGATCACCGCGTGTCTGGATCCTGATGGTTGGAAATCG GTATTTGTGGACAACATTGACTTTCTCAAAGAACTGGAGTGA
- the TCP1 gene encoding TCP family transcription factor (TCP1; FUNCTIONS IN: DNA binding, sequence-specific DNA binding transcription factor activity; INVOLVED IN: flower development; LOCATED IN: cellular_component unknown; EXPRESSED IN: floral meristem; EXPRESSED DURING: 1 floral meristem visible, 2 floral meristem notched; CONTAINS InterPro DOMAIN/s: Transcription factor, TCP (InterPro:IPR005333), CYC/TB1, R domain (InterPro:IPR017888), Transcription factor TCP subgroup (InterPro:IPR017887); BEST Arabidopsis thaliana protein match is: TCP domain protein 12 (TAIR:AT1G68800.1); Has 1627 Blast hits to 1627 proteins in 374 species: Archae - 0; Bacteria - 0; Metazoa - 0; Fungi - 2; Plants - 1623; Viruses - 0; Other Eukaryotes - 2 (source: NCBI BLink).), whose protein sequence is MSSSTNDYNDGNNNGVYPLSLYLSSLSGHQDIIHNPYNHQLKASPGHMVSAVPESLIDYMAFKSNNVVNQQGFEFPEVSKEIKKVVKKDRHSKIQTAQGIRDRRVRLSIGIARQFFDLQDMLGFDKASKTLDWLLKKSRKAIKEVVQAKNLNNDDEDFGNIGGDVEQEEEKEEDDNGDKSFVYGLSPGYGEEEVVCEATKAGIRKKKSELRNISSKGLGAKARGKAKERTKEMMAYDNPETASDITQSEIMDPFKRSIVFNEGEDMTHLFYKEPIEEFDNQESILTNMTLPTKMGQSYNQNNGILMLVDQSSSSNYNTFLPQNLDYSYDQNPFHDQTLYVVTDKNFPKGFL, encoded by the exons ATGTCGTCTTCCACCAATGACTACAACGATGGTAATAACAATGGAGTGtaccctctctctctttacctTTCTTCACTCTCTGGCCATCAAGACATCATTCATAATCCCTACAACCATCAGTTAAAAGCATCTCCGGGCCATATGGTATCAGCAGTTCCTGAATCTCTGATCGATTACATGGCGTTTAAGTCAAATAATGTTGTGAATCAACAAGGCTTTGAGTTTCCTGAGGTGTCAAAGGAAATCAAGAAGGTGGTGAAGAAGGACCGACATAGCAAGATTCAAACGGCACAAGGGATTAGAGACAGGAGGGTTAGGCTTTCTATTGGGATTGCTCGCCAATTCTTTGATCTTCAGGATATGTTGGGGTTTGATAAAGCTAGTAAAACGTTAGACTGGCTGCTCAAGAAGTCAAGAAAAGCCATCAAAGAGGTCGTACAAGCAAAAAACCTcaacaatgatgatgaagattttgGAAACATTGGAGGCGATGTAGaacaagaagaggagaaggaggaggatgaCAATGGCGATAAGAGCTTCGTGTATGGTTTGAGCCCCGGGTacggtgaagaagaagtggtATGTGAGGCCACGAAGGCAGggataagaaagaagaagagtgagtTGAGAAACATCTCATCAAAGGGGCTAGGAGCCAAAGCTAGAGGAAAAGCAAAGGAGCGAACAAAAGAGATGATGGCCTATGATAATCCAGAGACTGCCTCTGATATTACACAATCTGAAATCATGGACCCATTCAAGAGGTCTATAGTCTTCAATGAAGGAGAAGATATGACACACCTTTTCTACAAGGAACCAATCGAGGAGTTTGATAATCAAGAATCTATCTTAACCAATATGACTCTACCAACGAAGATGGGTCAAAGTTACAATCAAAATAATGGGATACTTATGTTGGTAGATCAGAGTTCTAGCAGCAACTATAATACATTTCTGCCTCAAAATTTGGATTATAGTTATGATCAAAACCCTTTTCATGACCAAACCTTATATGTAGTCACCGACAAAAATTTCCCCAAAG GTTTCCTATAA
- a CDS encoding Glyoxalase/Bleomycin resistance protein/Dioxygenase superfamily protein (Glyoxalase/Bleomycin resistance protein/Dioxygenase superfamily protein; FUNCTIONS IN: lactoylglutathione lyase activity, metal ion binding; INVOLVED IN: response to cold, carbohydrate metabolic process; LOCATED IN: thylakoid, stromule, chloroplast; EXPRESSED IN: 24 plant structures; EXPRESSED DURING: 14 growth stages; CONTAINS InterPro DOMAIN/s: Glyoxalase I (InterPro:IPR004361), Glyoxalase I, conserved site (InterPro:IPR018146), Glyoxalase/bleomycin resistance protein/dioxygenase (InterPro:IPR004360); BEST Arabidopsis thaliana protein match is: glyoxalase I homolog (TAIR:AT1G11840.6); Has 8895 Blast hits to 5126 proteins in 1627 species: Archae - 130; Bacteria - 5741; Metazoa - 515; Fungi - 327; Plants - 261; Viruses - 0; Other Eukaryotes - 1921 (source: NCBI BLink).), which yields MLHVVYRVGDMDRTIKFYTECLGMKLLRKRDIPEEKYTNAFLGYGPEDSHFVIELTYNYGVDKYDIGAGFGHFGIAVDDVAKTVELVKAKGGKVSREPGPVKGGKTVIAFIEDPDGYKFELLERGPTPEPLCQVMLRVGDLDRAIKFYEKAFGMELLRTRDNPEYKYTIAMMGYGPEDKFPVLELTYNYGVTEYDKGNAYAQIAIGTDDVYKTAEAIKLFGGKITREPGPLPGISTKITACLDPDGWKSVFVDNIDFLKELE from the exons ATGCTTCATGTTGTTTATCGTGTTGGCGATATGGACCGGACGATAAA GTTTTATACTGAATGTCTTGGGATGAAGCTTCTACGTAAGCGTGATATACCAGAAGAGAAGTATACTAATGCTTTCCTTGGTTATGGACCGGAAGATTCACACTTTGTGATTGAGCTTACTTATA attATGGAGTTGACAAGTATGACATTGGGGCTGGTTTTGGTCACTTTGGTATTGCGGTCGATGAT GTGGCGAAAACTGTAGAGCTTGTGAAAGCCAAAGGGGGAAAAGTAAGCCGGGAGCCTGGTCCTGTCAAAGGTGGCAAAACTGTAATAGCATTCATTGAAGATCCTGATGGTTACAAATTTGAACTCTTGGAAAGAGGTCCTACACCAGAACCTCTTTGCCAAGTTATGCTCCGTGTTGGTGATCTCGATAGGGCCATAAAGTTCTATGAGAAG GCTTTTGGAATGGAACTTCTGCGAACAAGAGACAACCCAGAGTACAAG TACACAATAGCCATGATGGGATATGGTCCAGAAGATAAATTTCCTGTCCTAGAGCTGACATATAACTATGGTGTCACTGAATATGATAAAGGAAATGCTTATGCTcag ATAGCAATAGGGACGGATGATGTGTACAAAACTGCAGAAGCTATAAAACTCTTTGGGGGAAAAATCACGAGGGAGCCTGGTCCCTTACCAGGTATTAGCACGAAGATCACCGCGTGTCTGGATCCTGATGGTTGGAAATCG GTATTTGTGGACAACATTGACTTTCTCAAAGAACTGGAGTGA
- the GLOX1 gene encoding glyoxal oxidase-related protein (glyoxal oxidase-related protein; FUNCTIONS IN: molecular_function unknown; INVOLVED IN: biological_process unknown; LOCATED IN: endomembrane system; EXPRESSED IN: 10 plant structures; EXPRESSED DURING: L mature pollen stage, M germinated pollen stage, 4 anthesis, C globular stage, petal differentiation and expansion stage; CONTAINS InterPro DOMAIN/s: Galactose oxidase/kelch, beta-propeller (InterPro:IPR011043), Galactose oxidase, beta-propeller (InterPro:IPR015916), Immunoglobulin E-set (InterPro:IPR014756), Glyoxal oxidase, N-terminal (InterPro:IPR009880), Domain of unknown function DUF1929 (InterPro:IPR015202); BEST Arabidopsis thaliana protein match is: glyoxal oxidase-related protein (TAIR:AT5G19580.1); Has 845 Blast hits to 839 proteins in 168 species: Archae - 0; Bacteria - 317; Metazoa - 1; Fungi - 242; Plants - 264; Viruses - 0; Other Eukaryotes - 21 (source: NCBI BLink).) → MKKSTRLLWLLSIIVLVAAVSKAVAEVDNDDDDDNTSLEGMTTAKRETLEVEDHTSLEGMVKREALEVKPPKAGKGKGKGKGRGTVAAGPEMNWPGQWELFMKNSGVSAMHAILMPLINKVQFYDATIWRISQIKLPPGVPCHVFDAKKNKVDCWAHSVLVDINTGDIKPLALTTDTWCSSGGLTVNGTLVSTGGFQGGANTARYLSTCENCVWIEYPKALAARRWYSTQATLPDGTFIVVGGRDALNYEYILPEGQNNKKLYDSQLLRQTDDPEENNLYPFVWLNTDGNLFIFANNRSILLSPKTNKVLKEFPQLPGGARNYPGSASSALLPIRLYVQNPAIIPADVLVCGGAKQDAYFRAERLKIYDWALKDCARLNINSAKPVWKTETMPTSRVMSDTVILPNGEILIINGAKRGSSGWHLAKEPNFAPLLYKPNKPLGQRFKELAPSTIPRVYHSIAIALPDGKVLVGGSNTNNGYQFNVEYPTELRIEKFSPPYLDPALANMRPRIVNTATPKQIKYGQMFDVKIELKQQNVAKENVMVTMLAPSFTTHSVSMNMRLLMLGINNVKNVGGDNHQIQAVAPPSGKLAPPGYYLLFAVYNGVPSVGEWIQIV, encoded by the exons atgaaaaagtcaaCAAGACTCTTATGGCTATTATCCATCATTGTTTTGGTGGCAGCCGTTTCTAAGGCAGTCGCAGAGGTAGacaacgatgatgatgacgataaTACTTCATTGGAAGGCATGACGACGGCTAAACGTGAAACCCTCGAAGTTGAGGATCATACTTCATTGGAAGGCATGGTTAAACGTGAAGCCCTCGAAGTAAAACCACCAAAAGCTGGCAAAGGCAAAGGCAAAGGTAAAGGTCGTGGCACCGTTGCCGCAGGACCTGAGATGAATTGGCCTGGACAATGGGAGTTATTCATGAAGAATTCTGGTGTTTCAGCCATGCACGCAATTTTGATGCCTTTGATCAATAAAGTTCAGTTTTACGACGCAACCATTTGGAGAATTTCACAAATCAAATTGCCTCCAGGCGTACCTTGCCATGTTTTTGacgccaaaaaaaataaagttgattGTTGGGCTCACTCTGTCCTCGTCGATATTAACACCGGAGACATCAAGCCTCTTGCG CTTACAACAGACACATGGTGTTCTTCTGGAGGTTTAACCGTAAACGGTACTTTGGTAAGTACTGGAGGATTCCAAGGAGGAGCAAACACGGCAAGGTACCTATCCACATGCGAAAACTGTGTATGGATTGAATATCCAAAGGCACTCGCTGCAAGGAGATGGTACTCAACACAAGCCACTCTTCCTGATGGAACTTTCATCGTTGTTGGAGGCCGTGACGCTCTCAACTACGAGTATATCCTTCCGGAAGgacaaaacaacaagaaactcTATGACTCACAACTTCTTAGACAAACAGATGATCcagaagaaaacaatcttTACCCTTTTGTTTGGCTTAACACTGATGGTAACCTCTTCATTTTCGCCAACAACCGATCCATTCTTCTTAGCccgaaaacaaacaaagtgcTCAAAGAGTTCCCTCAACTTCCCGGTGGTGCCCGTAACTACCCTGGTTCCGCCTCCTCGGCTCTTCTCCCCATCCGCCTCTACGTCCAAAACCCCGCTATCATCCCCGCTGATGTCCTAGTTTGCGGTGGTGCAAAACAAGACGCTTACTTCCGTGCAGAGAGGTTAAAGATTTACGATTGGGCCTTGAAAGATTGTGCAAGGTTAAACATCAATAGTGCTAAGCCTGTATGGAAAACAGAGACCATGCCAACGTCACGTGTGATGAGTGATACTGTGATCCTTCCTAATGGAGAAATTCTTATCATTAATGGTGCAAAACGTGGCTCCTCTGGTTGGCACTTAGCCAAAGAACCAAATTTTGCTCCACTCTTGTACAAACCTAACAAACCTTTAGGCCAACGTTTCAAAGAACTCGCTCCTTCCACTATCCCTCGTGTGTACCATTCCATCGCAATCGCTCTTCCTGATGGTAAAGTTCTCGTCGGTGGAAGCAACACCAACAACGGATACCAATTCAACGTTGAGTACCCAACCGAACTCCGCATCGAGAAATTCTCACCACCTTACCTTGATCCAGCTCTAGCCAATATGAGACCAAGAATCGTAAACACCGCAACACCAAAACAGATTAAGTATGGACAAATGTTTGACGTAAAGATCGAGCTTAAACAACAAAACGTAGCAAAGGAGAATGTAATGGTGACAATGTTGGCACCATCATTTACTACACATAGTGTATCAATGAACATGAGGTTGCTTATGTTGGGTATTAACAATGTGAAGAATGTTGGTGGCGATAATCATCAAATCCAAGCCGTTGCTCCTCCTAGTGGAAAACTTGCTCCTCCTGGTTATTATCTTCTCTTTGCCGTCTACAATGGTGTCCCTAGCGTTGGAGAATGGATTCAGATTGTCTAA
- the RTFL21 gene encoding ROTUNDIFOLIA like 21 (ROTUNDIFOLIA like 21 (RTFL21); CONTAINS InterPro DOMAIN/s: DVL (InterPro:IPR012552); BEST Arabidopsis thaliana protein match is: ROTUNDIFOLIA like 18 (TAIR:AT5G16023.1); Has 118 Blast hits to 118 proteins in 11 species: Archae - 0; Bacteria - 0; Metazoa - 0; Fungi - 0; Plants - 118; Viruses - 0; Other Eukaryotes - 0 (source: NCBI BLink).) encodes MKGTKKKTPCNKKLGGYLKEQKGRLYIIRRCVVMLICWHD; translated from the coding sequence ATGAAAGGTACCAAGAAGAAGACGCCATGCAACAAAAAGCTTGGAGGATACTTGAAAGAGCAAAAGGGAAGGCTTTACATCATCAGAAGATGTGTGGTCATGCTCATTTGTTGGCATGACTAA